Proteins encoded in a region of the Takifugu flavidus isolate HTHZ2018 chromosome 8, ASM371156v2, whole genome shotgun sequence genome:
- the LOC130530224 gene encoding zinc finger protein 260-like isoform X1: protein MSSVECLRTFVMERLTVAAEEIFRVFQQKLDGCEEELDYQRRLVESVWRPQIKLHRTELSQQQPLWKEEEDNYQHQHRSYSLDQEESKPPQIKEEQEETCCYQDGESLIVKQEMDTSMVTPIHEQENNGELGLNPDQSQEKPEVNTTVQSPVLPDPACDLQLLSYSPHISESKDEENRTSEDSRWTTAKEPKQTMKQNHPKCQTGNVNIPAESAVDCDTDTGAKTSACYTDEQQGKVKTDLKGHSTIQYEHLGLACGKDSGEGCFSSAAKIKDTTTKLFICETCGKDFKLSKLLKRHLRVHTGERPYACKTCGKTFKQYSSFYRHKRIHTGERPYVCQTCGKAFTQNDKLKNHLRIHTGDTGAKTSACNTGEQQGNIKVDMTGHSTINPNDTPHVGLACGKGSGGHHSASAENKSDTGARLFICESCGKDFKQSTLLKKHLRVHTCKRSHLCKTCGKTFAHRSTLRRHMRIHTGETPFVCKSCGKAFAEGFSLKRHMRIHTGERPYVCKTCGKTFKQNYGLNVHMKIHTGERPYVCKTCGKAFINSTSLNVHMKVHTGERPFVCKTCGKTFKQNSALNVHMRIHTGERPYVCKTCGKAFINCTSFNVHMKVHTGERPFVCKTCGKAFIDSTSLNVHMRVHTGERPYLCKICGKAFKNNSALNVHMKVHTGERPYVCKTCGKAFKHSSALKYHIRIHTVE, encoded by the coding sequence AgctttcacagcagcaacctttgtggaaggaggaagaggataatTACCAGCATCAGCATAGGAGCTACAGTCTAGACCAGGAGGAGTCGAAGCCTCCACAAATcaaagaggaacaggaggaaacctgctgTTATCAGGACGGAGAGTCGCTGATTGTAAAGCAGGAGATGGACACCTCAATGGTGACTCCTATACATGAGCAAGAGAACAACGGTGAACTGGGCTTAAATCCTGATCAGAGCCAGGAAAAGCCTGAGGTGAACACAACAGTTCAAAGCCCTGTGTTACCAGATCCAGcctgtgacctgcagctgctctcctacagtcctCATATATCTGagagcaaagatgaggaaaacaggacCAGCGAAGACTCCAGGTGGACCACAGCTAAAGAGCCAAAACAAACCATGAAGCAGAACCATCCTAAATGTCAGACTGGGAATGTAAACATCCCAGCAGAGTCAGCAGTGGACTGTGATACAGACACAGGTGCTAAAACATCTGCATGTTACACAGATGAACAACAGGGAAAGGTCAAGACAGACCTGAAAGGACATTCCACTATTCAATACGAACATCTAGGCTTAGCATGTGGGAAAGATTCCGGAGAGGGTTGTTTCTCATCAGCCGCCAAAATTAAGGACACAACAACCAAACTGTTTATCTgtgaaacatgtgggaaagattTCAAACTGTCAAAATTACTGAAGCGACACCTtagagttcacacaggtgaaagaccaTATgcatgtaaaacatgtgggaaaacctttaaaCAATATTCTTCATTTTATCGCCACAagagaattcacacaggtgagaggccATATGTCTGTCAAACATGTGGGAAGGCCTTTAcacaaaatgataaattaaaGAACCACCtgagaattcacacaggtgacacaggtgctaaaacatctgcatgtaacacaggtgaacaacagggaAATATCAAGGTAGACATGACAGGGCACTCCACAATCAATCCTAATGACACCCCACACGTTGGCTTGGCATGTGGGAAAGGTTCCGGGGGGCATCACTCCGCATCGGCTGAAAATAAAAGTGACACAGGAGCCAGATTGTTTATCTGTGAATCATGTGGGAAAGATTTCAAACAGTCAACCTTACTGAAGAAACACCTCAGAGTTCACACATGTAAGAGATCAcatttgtgtaaaacatgtgggaaaacctttgCACACCGTTCTACATTAAGACGCCAcatgagaattcacacaggtgagacaccatTTGTGTGTAAATCATGTGGGAAAGCCTTTGCAGAAGGTTTTTCATTAAAACGCCAcatgagaattcacacaggtgagagaccatatgtgtgtaaaacatgtggaaaaaccttcaaacaaaattatggattaaatgtccacatgaaaattcacacaggtgagagaccatatgtgtgtaaaacatgtgggaaagcctttaTAAATAGTActtcattaaatgtccacatgaaagttcacacaggtgagagaccatttgtgtgtaaaacatgtgggaaaaccttcaaacaaaattctgcattaaatgtccacatgagaattcacacaggtgagagaccatatgtgtgtaaaacatgtgggaaagcctttaTAAATTGTACTTCATTTAATGTCCACATgaaagttcacacaggtgagagaccatttgtgtgtaaaacatgtgggaaagcctttaTAGATAGTActtcattaaatgtccacatgcgagttcacacaggtgaaagaccatatttgtgtaaaatatgtggaaaagccttcaaaaacaattctgcattaaatgtccacatgaaagttcacacaggtgagagaccatatgtgtgtaaaacatgtggaaaagccttcaaacaCAGTTCTGCATTAAAGTATCACATTAGAATTCACACAGTTGAGTAA